From a region of the Zingiber officinale cultivar Zhangliang chromosome 10B, Zo_v1.1, whole genome shotgun sequence genome:
- the LOC122029396 gene encoding uncharacterized protein LOC122029396: MLLIMQRLERIFQLLDRFVERVGEVNVVQVVTDSASNNVLAGKLLEAKRPHLYWTPCAAHCVDLILEDIGKLPDFKATLKKAMSVNAYIYVRPGMVNMLRQFTRQKELCRAGVTRFATAFLTLERMHLQKQNLRKMFISKDWTESKWAKEAAGKKVAKIIMTLRFWSSIVHILKYMAL; this comes from the exons ATGCTTCTGATTATGCAAAGACTGGAGAGAATATTTCagttgcttgatcgatttgtggagcgtgtaggagaagtaaatgttgttcaagttgttacagatagtgcaagtaacaatgtgcttgctg gaaaattattagaagcaAAAAGGCCACACTTGTATTGGACTCCTTGTGCTGCTCACTGCGTTGacttgatcttagaagatatagggaaattgcctgattttaaagcaacattgaagaaggcaatgagtgtgaatgcttacatttatgttcgccCCGGCATGGTAAATATGTTGAGGCAATTCACAAGACAAAAAGAGCTTTGTCGGGCAGGTGTCACAAGATTTGCTACAGCTTTTCTTACTCTTGAAAGGATGCACCTACAGaagcaaaatttaagaaaaatgttcatttcAAAAGATTGGACAGAAAGTAAATGGGCAAAAGAAGCGGCGGGGAAGAAGGTAGCTAAAATTATCATGACACTTAGATTTTGGAGCAGTATTGTGCATATCTTAAAATATATGGCCCTTTAG